Part of the Lotus japonicus ecotype B-129 chromosome 6, LjGifu_v1.2 genome, gtaattttacaccacttacttTGACCGGTTATAACAAGTCAacatactatttttttttaaaaaatattattaaaaatttgttatatattaaatttatttaaaaaaatatgtattgaCCTATTATaacaggttaaaaaaagtggtgtaaaattacaccacttaCACCATTCTataagtggtgcatattagagtTACCCTTGAAAATTACCAAACCTTCCCTTTTCCAACCATTCAACACTGATCATCCCAATTTTCTTCTGGAGATTTTCCATGCTGCTTCCCCAAACTCCAGAAATTAAGTGTATCTGATAGTACTACCACTTTCTTTTCTCTACCTATAAATTCACACTGAGTGTGTCTTCCTTCACCAAGCAGTAGCACATTCACACTTACAATAGTTAAGATCTGCCATGGCAACTAGCAAAAAAGACAAAGCCATAGGCATTGACCTTGGAACAACCTACAGCTGCGTCGCCGTGTGGAACCACAACCGTGTTGAGATCATTCCAAATGAACTAGGCAACCGCACCACCCCTTCCTACGTCGCCTTCACCGACACGGAAAGGCTAATGGGTGATGCTGCCATCAACCAATTAGCCCTGAATCCACACAACACTGTTTTTGACGCCAAACGTTTGATCGGTCGGCGATTCTCCGACCGATCAGTCCAGCAAGACATGAAACTCTGGCCTTTCAAGGTTGTCCAGGGAACAAGAGACAAGCCCATGATTTCTGTCACCTACAAGGGCGAAGAGAGAAAGCTTGCAGCTGAGGAGATATCTTCCATGGTGTTGTTCAAGATGAAGGAGGTTGCTGAAGCTTATCTGGGTCATGAAGTGAAACGTGCTGTGATCACTGTCCCTGCTTACTTCAACAACGCTCAGAGGCAGAGCACTAAGGATGCAGGGGAAATTGCAGGGTTCGATGTGATGAGGATCATCAATGAGCCAACTGCAGCTTCTATTGCTTATGGATTGGACAAGAAGGGATGGAGAAAAGGTGAACAGAATGTGCTGGTGTTTGATCTTGGTGGTGGTACTTTTGACGTTTCATTGGTGACTATCGATGAaggaatttttaaggttaatgcCACAGTGGGAGATACCTATTTAGGTGGTGTGGATTTTGATAACAATTTGGTGAACTTTCTTGTGGATTTTTTTCAGAGGAAGCACAACAAGGATATCACTGAGAATGTTAAATCATTGAGGAGGCTAAGATTAGCTTGTGAGAAAGCTAAGAGGATTTTGTCTTCAACTTCCCAAACCACCATTGAGCTTGATTCTCTCTGTGGAGGGATTGATCTACATGTCACTGTTACGCAGGGTTTGTTCGAGAAATTGAACAAGGACTTGTTCGAGAAGTGCATGGAGATAGTGGAGAAGTGTTTGGTTGAGGCAAAGATTGGTAAAAGTGAAGTCCATGAGCTTGTTCTTGTAGGTGGGTCAACCAGAATTCCAAAAGTTCAGCAATTGTTGAAGGAGATGTTCAGTGTCCATGGCAGAGTCAAAGAGCTTTGCAAAAGCATCAATCCTGATGAAGCCGTGGCATATGGCGCGGCGGTTCAAGCAGCAATTTTGAGCTCTGAAGGAGACAAGAAAGTGGAGGAGCTGTTGTTGTTGGATGTAATGCCACTCAGTCTTGGGATTGAGGTTGTTGAGGGTGTTATGAGTGTGTTGATTCCAAAGAACACCACAATCCCCACCAAGAAAGAGAGAACTTTCAGAACAACTTCTGATAATCAGACCAGTGTTTGGATCAAAGtgtatgaaggagaaggagCGAAGACAGATAAAAACTTCTTTCTTGGGAAGTTTGAGCTTTCAGGGTTCTCTCCAGCACCAAAAGGAGACACAGAGATCAATGTTTGCTTTGATGTGGATGCTGATGGCATTGTGGAGGTTTCTGCTGAAGATATGAGCTTGCGGTTGAAAAAGACGATCACGATCACCAACAGGCTGGGAAGACTGAGCCAGGAAGAGATGAGGAGGATGGTGAGAGACGCGGCGCAGTATAAGGCAGAGGATGAGGAggtgaggaagaaggtgaaagcGAAGAACTCTCTTGAGAACTATGCCTATGAGGCGAGGGACAGAGTGAAGAAGCTTGAGAAGATGGTGGAGGAAGTTATTGAATGGCTTGACAGAAACCAATTGGCTGAAGCTGAGGAGTTTGAGTATAAGAAGCAGGAGTTGGAAAAGGACATGCCTTTTGTATGATTAATACGCTTGTGTTTAGATACCAATTAAGCAGGAGTTGAATGCAGTTTACTTTTTACTTCCAAGGAACACTGATGTTAGTTAGCATTGAAGCCAATGAGCATCCAAACATCATGGTATGTAAAAGATGGAAGAACTAGTTTAATTACTCTTAAGTCTTAACTGAGTCCGAAGCAATGTAAAATAGTTCCAGCTTCGTGATTTCATCAAGCATTTTGAGTGTGAGTATGGGTTTCTATGATGCAGTTATAATGGTTTATATCTATCAAGTGAAATTACTTGTGATACTGTGGATGCAAGTGCAAGTGAGTGTTGGGTTTGTTACCTTTGTGATGGTGTTTGTGTAATCAACTGAGAAAGATCCAACACAAAGAAATCTTATATAGACCACCAGCATCATGGTTAAAACAGAGGGATTTTTCTTTCATAAGCTTCGGTCCCATTTCTGGTTAAGGCATGTTGTGTGGTAATGTTTGTTTAGGTACTACTTTGATTAGAGGTTAGGAAAATTGAAATGCCTAATCCTAATTGTACTAATTTGATGTGAGAACCTGAACATAAGAtctttcaaaagaaaaacttatttaGTTAAATATGAGACATGGCCCTGAATATTGAATATTCTGTTGTGGGAAAAAAACATAATACTAATAGGAACAAATGAACAATGTAAAATTTTCTTCAAAATAgttattaactttttttttcttatggtATGTAACACTTAACAACTATGAGACTAATTTCCAGAGACTCTGAAAACCACGTTAAATGGGAAATCTCTCCTTTTTGATAAGTACCACTCAGAAATTGGACCTTGAGCTAGTACTTAAGGAGCTTCGAAATAGTTATTAACTTGATATCATAACATTTGTAATGCTTAGCAGCTTAGGTAAAGTATCATATTATTTCTTAACGTTTTATTGATACATCGTTAGTTCTTAAAAGTGTGTTTTTCAACTTTTGGACCCAACTTAGCAAGATTTTAGTGAATGGCGATTGATCAGACTAGTCTAACCAAATCACTCAAAAGAATGTTGAGAGGGATCACCACAAATTGTGATGGATTCCCTCTCTAGTAAGGTGCTTCTCCATATCAGAAAAGTGTTTTACCGTCATAGAGCCAATTGGTGGGGAGACTTGTGAAAATACTCTGATGCGCAAGTCAGAATGTGGGTAAGAAGCGAGATATAGATGCTGAAGATATGTGTACTTTTTATGCCATGAGAAATCCACCTTTTATAGGGTTTGGTTTTAAGGGCTCCAAGGCCTAAAGTTTGAAATTAAATGTCTTGACGAGTTCAAGTTACATCAATAATGAATGGTTATAGGATATTTGGACATGTCATTTAATCGGACATATCTTCTCACCAAATACATTAATCATATGATATCTTCGCAAGATATCAAgatatatatatcttttattttcttatatttggATGTTGGCATCAAAGATAAGAAAATATgaattatcaaaaaaataaaaaagataagaaGACATGAAATaccttatttaaaaaagaaaagaaaaaaccatGAGTTCATTGGagtaaaaaggaaagaaaaaaaaaaaccttaatatTTATAGAGATATTAAAACTCATGAAATTGTGGAAAGAAAGCTTCCAGTAACAATTCTCAGTGTTCTCTTGTTCCTCTTGGTTGTTGCTtcatcttcaacttcaactctCAATCCAATTCAAATCCTTCAAATCCCAAATCGGAAGCAAAATCTTAGGGTTTTGACATGGAGAGGCTTCAACGAATGTTCGCCGGTGCAGGTGGCGCACTAGGGCATCCACCCCCAGATTCCCCAACTCTCGATTCCTCCGAGCAGGTCTACATCTCTTCGCTCGCACTTCTCAAGATGCTCAAGCACGGTAAAGTTTCAATCTTTAACCGAATCGAATCATGGGTCACGCGATTTCAGATTTAGGGTTTTATCGaaattcatgttttttttttttgaattgatGATGATAGGAAGAGCTGGGGTTCCTATGGAGGTGATGGGTCTGATGTTGGGGGAGTTCGTGGATGAGTACACTGTTCGTGTTGTTGATGTCTTTGCAATGCCGCAGAGTGGAACTGGTGTTAGTGTTGAAGCTGTTGATCATGTTTTCCAGACTAATATGCTTGACATGCTTAAGCAAACTGGAAGGTATTTTGAAATCTGTGTTGTATTTTgtgtttgatttttatttttttgaaaagcacGAATCGAAGCGAAAGGGCTGCCACTTACAATACCGTCTTTGTGTTGGGTTTTGGGTAATGAGTTTATTGATGTTGGTTATCTGTTTTGCAGACCTGAGATGGTGGTTGGCTGGTACCATTCACATCCTGGATTTGGATGTTGGCTGTCTGGTGTTGACATCAATACACAGCAGGTTCAACTTCATTCAtccattcaattattttttcggCGATCTGCCCAATCCAATGAATTTGTGTGCTTGATGATGCTAGTTTGTTTTCTAGTTttagtaatttattttttgaaagtttGACAATGTGTAGTAGAATTGGATGCTTTACTTTCATGGACAGCTTCAAATGAATGTCTTGTTGTGGATACATTTTTGTCTATTTGTTTTCTCTTCAAGATTCCTACACATTGAACACTCCTTTAGGTACTTGCTTGCTCACTCTTTCTTTGGGAAGAGAAGTATGGTGAGGGCAGTACTCTAAAGACCCCACTGAAAttaaaagaagagagaataaCTTAGCACCCAACTTAGCCAGTCCACTACACCAGCCTCAGATTATGATTTCTCTGATATGAACCTATTATCAATGTCATTAGAATTGCTTAAGTAGCTTTGATTTGCTAGTTTATGGTCTATACTCTATACAACTGATGCATATACTATGTGCTATGTTTCTGCTAGAACATCATGGCATGCGAAGCATTCTCTGTGCCTACCTGGCAGAGAAAGTGATGTAAAAATGACTTTGAATAACTTACCGACTAAATCATACACAATTAAATCAGGGACTAAATTGCCAGCTAGACATATTTTCAGGGTTGATATTGCCATTttactcttttattttttttaacatatgAGATTTGAGGTTCATGTTTGATAGGAACGGAGAATTATATTATAGAATAATTATACAAGCGCTGGTTTTCGAGAGCCAGCCTCTCCTAGTTCTGGAATTTGAGAGTCCAGACCTCTCCCACCATAACACAACTTCTGAATGATCCCTCATAGGGTACAACTCCCTATTTATAACCATTTCTAACctgtttattaaaatataactGCTATAAGACAGAAAACACAACTGACTACTAATTATTAACTTCCAACTGCCACAAAACTAATTACTAAATAATAACTTCCTAACTGCTACTGTTCACGAGTACTGTTCATGCAGTTTCCTATCAATACCCCGCCCTAAAAGATCCACCTTGTCCCCAAGGTGATAATTCAGAAAAGTTTCTTGCACTATGGCCACAGATTTGCCAACTGATTTCACATGAAGGAAGCCTGAATCCGGTGGCTTTGCCGGAGGTCGTTTGGCGGTTACCAAATGGCATGGAATACAGCCCAAGGTGTTCGGATCACCGACAAAGAGGTCTGGTGGCTTAGCCGGCGGACGATTGACGGTCATTGTCTTGCAACGGAGTGAGTCCGGCGGTTTTCGTGGTGGCCGCCTTCCTGTGCAAACTGCCACGCTGTTCTGGAATCGCAGAGTCTCAACCTTTGTCACCCTCAATTTCATCTTTACTGTAAACTCAAAATACAGCGATGGTGAGTGTTCAACCCGCAATTTCGGTCTTCCTGTTCCATCGAACCCTAAGTTGGCCTTTTGGGGCCAAACAGTGGATTCGTCCTTCGTTTCCCGTTGAAGGTTGCAATCCTGTCTTTCCATCATGGTCGAACCATGCTGCAGCAATTGCTGGATGAGAGCGATCTTCTCTATTTCGTCCTTTCTCTGACATGCGATTTCCTCTCTCAAATCTGCAATCTCCTTCTTTATTTGTCTAAGAAGGCCAATTGTTTTCTCCTTCTCCATTTCTTCACAATTCATTTGCACCACAGCACCTGgatggtgctctgataccaaattgaTAGGAACGGAGAATTATATTATAGAATAATTATACAAGCGCTGGTTTTCGAGAGCCAGCCTCTCCTAGTTCTGGAATTTGAGAGTCCAGACCTCTCCCACCATAACACAACTTCTGAATGATCCCTCATAGGGTACAACTCCCTATTTATAACCATTTCTAATctgtttattaaaatataactGCTATAAGACAGAAAACACAACTGACTACTAATTATTAACTTCCAACTGCCACAAAACTAATTACTAAATAATAACTTCCTAACTGCTACTGTTCACGAGTACTGTTCATGCAGTTTCCTATCAatgttaaaaaaagaaaatctcAAACTTGTTTGTGGTGTTCCTCGGAAGTCAATATTTGTTAGTATGGAAGGTTGCTCTGATTCCCTGAAGAAGAGTTCTTCAATTTGGCATAAAAAGTTTCTAAGTTATAAGTGGAAGCAAACCATTTTCTTGCTAATTGAAAATTTCATCATGGAATGCACTGCCAAGTTCCAACTATTGCCTATTTCATGAACTTGAAAGTTGAAATACAGGTGATTAAAACTTTCAGCTAGGCCTAGGCACTAAAATTGAATGCAGTATGAATATTGATTAATATTTCGGTTATTATGAGCTATTAGTATGGGGATGCTGTTTAGTGTAAGTAATTTTCTTGCGTGTTATGTCATGCAGAGTTTTGAGGCTTTGAATCAGCGAGCAGTGGCTGTAGTTGTAGATCCAATACAGAGTGTTAAAGGAAAAGTGGTGATTGATGCTTTTCGATTGATCAATCCCCAGACAATGATGCTTGGTCAAGAACCAAGGCAGACAACATCCAATTTGGGGCATCTTAACAAACCATCCATTCAAGTATGATACTcaaagccctttttccttttttttgccATTTATTGTTTTGGAAGCAGTTATTTTGTACTCTGTTTTTACTACTTCTGACCTATCTATATTGGCCTTCTTTAGGCATTGATCCATGGATTGAACAGGCATTATTATTCCATAGCTATTAATTACAGAAAGAATGAACTTGAGGAGAAGATGCTGCTTAATCTCCACAAGAAGAAATGGACTGACGGCCTGACACTTCATCGTTTTGACACACATTCCAAAACTAATGAACAGACTGTTCAGGTAATTTAAGAATTTGGTGTGAAAAGTGGATTGTGGCCTGTCTGATCACTCAAATATACTTGCtgcattaattttattttctttatgctGGTTTTTCGGATTTGAAAACCTGCACTATATATTTAGTAACTTCGATGCTGATAgatctaaattaattttataatgaAGGAAATGCTGAGTTTAGCTGT contains:
- the LOC130726153 gene encoding heat shock 70 kDa protein-like, which codes for MATSKKDKAIGIDLGTTYSCVAVWNHNRVEIIPNELGNRTTPSYVAFTDTERLMGDAAINQLALNPHNTVFDAKRLIGRRFSDRSVQQDMKLWPFKVVQGTRDKPMISVTYKGEERKLAAEEISSMVLFKMKEVAEAYLGHEVKRAVITVPAYFNNAQRQSTKDAGEIAGFDVMRIINEPTAASIAYGLDKKGWRKGEQNVLVFDLGGGTFDVSLVTIDEGIFKVNATVGDTYLGGVDFDNNLVNFLVDFFQRKHNKDITENVKSLRRLRLACEKAKRILSSTSQTTIELDSLCGGIDLHVTVTQGLFEKLNKDLFEKCMEIVEKCLVEAKIGKSEVHELVLVGGSTRIPKVQQLLKEMFSVHGRVKELCKSINPDEAVAYGAAVQAAILSSEGDKKVEELLLLDVMPLSLGIEVVEGVMSVLIPKNTTIPTKKERTFRTTSDNQTSVWIKVYEGEGAKTDKNFFLGKFELSGFSPAPKGDTEINVCFDVDADGIVEVSAEDMSLRLKKTITITNRLGRLSQEEMRRMVRDAAQYKAEDEEVRKKVKAKNSLENYAYEARDRVKKLEKMVEEVIEWLDRNQLAEAEEFEYKKQELEKDMPFV
- the LOC130726154 gene encoding 26S proteasome non-ATPase regulatory subunit 14 homolog, whose translation is MERLQRMFAGAGGALGHPPPDSPTLDSSEQVYISSLALLKMLKHGRAGVPMEVMGLMLGEFVDEYTVRVVDVFAMPQSGTGVSVEAVDHVFQTNMLDMLKQTGRPEMVVGWYHSHPGFGCWLSGVDINTQQSFEALNQRAVAVVVDPIQSVKGKVVIDAFRLINPQTMMLGQEPRQTTSNLGHLNKPSIQALIHGLNRHYYSIAINYRKNELEEKMLLNLHKKKWTDGLTLHRFDTHSKTNEQTVQEMLSLAVKYNKAVQEEDELSPEKLAIANVGRQDAKKHLEEHVSNLMSSNIVQTLGMMLDTVVF